In Bacillota bacterium, the genomic stretch ATAGTTTTTGCTTCTAAATCCAATGTATGCAGTTTTGTGGACACACTGTTTTTGTTCCAATAAAAATAGAAGTGGAAATATCCCTATACCTCCGCCCACAACAGCAATGTTTTTGTAATTTTCAGAAAGGTCAAAATGACTCCCTAAGGGACCAATCAAATCCAAAACATCGCCGGCTCTCTTTTTAGCAAGATAACTTGTACCTGTACCCCTTTTCTGGAATACAATAGTCACATTTTTATTCTCCCTATCAACTGAACAAATACTGACAGGCCGCCTTAAAATTGCATTAAACCCCTCACAACACTTTATATTTACAAACTGCCCCGGCTTTGCATTTTGGGATACATATGCCGATCTAAAGGTTAGTTGGTAAATACCAGTGACAAGTTCTCGATTGCACACAATTTCTTCTTGTAACATTAAGGACATGTTTTGCCTACTCCCAATTCTCTGTTTATATCATCTCTCATTCTAATGACTTCCGCCCTCGCAGCTTCGTCAAATTTTTCCTCACTGTATTTATTTTTCCAGGTTTCAGAAGCATATGCATACATTATGCTCCTGGAAGCATTAATAATAGCACCAAGTCCATCACAATTAAAGGAATGCACTACATCTTTGGCGGTCCCGCCTTGTACTCCATAACCCGGGACAAGTATATATGCATGTTTCATAATACTTCTTAATATTTTTGCCTGGTTAGGATATGTAGCTCCTACTACAGCTCCCACGCTGCTATAACCATATTTCCCAATCAAACTTTTACCCCAATCATTAACATACTCTGCTAATATTTCGTAAACACTTTTACCTTGATGGGTCAGCAAATCCTGGAGTTGTCCTGAGGATTTATTAGAAGTCTTAACCAATATAAAAATGCCTTTATTATAGCTTTTGCAGTCATCGATGAAAGGTTTTATTCCGTCATAACCTAAAAACGGGTTTACCGTTAATGCATCCGCATCAAAAACAGTTTCACACACATCTTCATCGATCCTAACTCTACCCAGGAATGCTGAAGAATATGCTTCAGCAGTACTCCCTATATCATTTCTTTTTCCGTCACATATGATTACAAGTCCTTTACTGCGTCCATACTGAATAGTCCTATCGAGTACTTCAATTCCATATATTCCATACAGCTCGTAATATGCCGATTGGAGTTTTAGTGCGGGTACCAGCTCATCTACTGCATCAATTATTCTTTTATTAAACTCAAAAATTGCCTCGGAAACACCTTTTAAATTTTTGCCATAATTATTAAAAGCCTTTTGTTTTATAAATGACGGCACAAACTCAATTCTTGGGTCAAGCCCCACAACCGTGGGATTGTTCTTTTCTTTTATCTGAGTAATGAGTCTGTCTATAAACATGTTCTTATAAATTCCTCCTTTTAATCATTTTCCCATTTTATTATAATAATACCTTCTCCCTAACAACAGCTTTCCCATTGACTATTGTATGGTAAACAACACCTTTTAGTCTAAAACCATCAAAAGGCGAGTTTTTACTTTTTGATTTAAATTTATTTACATCTATAATTTGTTCTTCGTTTATATCAATAATAGTTATATCAGCAGTCCGCCCTTCTCCAAGTACACCTTTATTCAGTCCTAATATTTTGGAAGGATTAAAGCACATTTTTCTTACCACATCTTCAATAGTTAGGATTCCAGGGTCAACTAGGTATGTAATTACCAGGGGTAGGGCCGTTTCAAAGCCTACCATGCCACTTGCGGCCAGATTAAACTCAATATTTTTTTCATCAATATGGTGAGGTGCATGGTCTGTGGCAATAATATCAATCGTCCCATCTCTTAAGCCTTCTATTACAGCCTCTACATCCTTTTTTGTTCTAAGAGGAGGATTTACCTTTGCCATTGTATTAAAATCTCCACAAGCGTCCTCTGTCAACGAAAAATAATGAGGACATGTTTCAGCAGTTACTTTCACTCCTCTTTTTTTTGCATTGCGTATTAAGTCTACAGAAGCTTCGGTACTTACATGAGCAATATGAATACTTGTATTTGTATATTCAGCAAGCAAAAGGTCCCTTGCAACCATTACAGATTCGGCAGCAGAAGGAACTCCCTTTAACCCCATAATGGTAGATTGGTAACCTTCATTCATTACACCTTCATCAGCCAAATCCAGATCCTCACAATGGGAGATTACAGTAATATCAAACATTGATGCATATTGAAGGGCTTTTTTCATTAAAGAAGAATTCATAACAGGTTTTCCATCATCTGATATTGCAACTGCACCTGCAAATTTAAGTTCACCAATTTCCGCAAGTTCTTCACCTCTTTGTCCCTTTGTTATTGTACCTATAGGATATACATTAACATAACCTTCCTGTTTTGACTTATTAATTATATATTTTATGACGGTTTGATTATCAATTGGAGGATTTGTATTGGGCATACATGCAACTGAAGTAAAACCTCCCATTGCAGCACTTGCTGTTCCTGATTCTATATCTTCCTTATACTCATATCCCGGGTCCCTCAAATGGCAGTGAGCGTCTACAAGCCCAGGTATTACATACTTCCCTGTCGCATCAATCAAGTCGCTGCTTGTAATTTCAATGTCTTTACCTATTTCCCGAATTATTCCGTCTTCTATGACAATATCAAAAACTCCATTTCTTCCCGTTCTTGCATCAACAACATGTCCGTTTTTAATTAGCAGCTTCACTCATACCACCCCTTCTTGTCAAAAGATATAAAAGTGCCATCCTTACTGCTACACCATTAGTCACCTGTTCATTAATAAGAGATTGTTCACCATCAATTATTGATGTTGTGAGCTCCACACCCCTGTTTACCGGACCGGGATGTAAGACAAATGCGTCTTTTTTAGCCAGCATCAGGCGTTTTTCATCTAATCCGAAGAATCTTGAGTATTCTCTTATAGTAGGAAATAACCCTTTTTTCTGTCTTTCCAATTGTATTCTCAATCCCATTACCACATCAGCATCAATTAAAGCTTCCTGAACTGTATTGTAAACCTTAACTCCTAACTTTTCCATCAATGGAGGCAACAAAGTTGCAGGACCTGCAACGCAAACATTAGCTCCAAGTTTAGTCATCCCCCATATGTTGCTTCTGGCAACCCTACTATGGTAAATATCTCCAATAATAGCTACTTTAAGGCCTTTCAAACTTCCTTTGACTTCCTTTATAGTGAACATGTCAAGCAAGGCTTGTGTAGGATGTTCATTTATTCCATCGCCGGCATTAATGACCGAAGATTTCACGTTTTTTGCCAGTAAAGCAGGTGCACCGGACATAGGGTGTCTTATTATTATGACATCCGTACCCATTCTGTCTATGGTCCTTCCTGTATCAATAAGGGATTCACCTTTTGCTACGCTACTGGCGGTTGATGAAATGTTTGCTGAACTTGCTCCCATATACTTAGATGCGAGTTCAAAAGAAAGACGCGTTCTTGTACTGTTTTCATAGAACAAAGTTACAATTGATTTACCTTGCAGGTGAGGAGTTTTTTTATTGTTTGACATTAATATCATTTTCATTGTCTTTGCTGTATCCAGAATATATTCAATTTCTTCAGCAGATATATCCTTAAGTCCCAGTAAATCTTTTCTTTTCAGGTTCATTCTCTCCCATCCTTTTAAAGAGTATAGTTTTCCTCATTATATTATTAAAATATTATTAAAAAAATAGTAAGGATTTTATCCTTACTATTTTCCCGGAAACTTTAGCCTTTACCCGGTTGGGTTATGGTTACCTTGTTTACTCCATCTATTTCCGCCAGCTTAACATTAACTAATTCATTCCTTGAGGTGGGGACATTTTTTCCTACATAGTCTGCCCTTATCGGTAATTCCCTGTGGCCTCTGTCTATCAGCGCTGCCAATTGGATCATTTTAGGTCTTCCAAGGTCCATGATTGCCTCAATGGCTGCTCTAACCGTCCTTCCTGTATATAGGACGTCATCAACAAGTATAACTATTTTATCAGTAACAGTAAAATTAATTTCTGTTGCATTAATAACAGGATGCTCAGCCAGCATACTCAAATCGTCTCTATAAAAAGTTATATCCAATATACCTACGGGGACAGATTTACTCTCCACTTCAGCTATTTTTCGGGCTATTCTCTTAGCAAGAGGAACGCCTCTTCTTTGTATTCCTATTAATACTACATTATCTGTTCCCTTGTTTCTCTCAATTATTTCGTGAGCTATCCGTGAAATTGCTCTTTTTATTTCAATTTCATCCATTATTTGAGCCTTTTCCAGCATATTCTCCACTCCTAGTATTAAAAAAGCTCCCTGCAAAGAATACAAGAAGCTAATTATTATTTACAATTAATGTCCAGCGCTAACCGGACCAAACACTACACACCTTTGCAGCCTCACAGGACTTATTTAAAAGGTTCCTATTTAATTAATAATTATATTATCATATGTATTATCCCTTGTCTATAGTTTTTGACATTTTTCTACTCTCAGTTTGTCCAATAACTCTTTGAAATCTTGAGGAAGTTCTGCTTCAAACTCCATATACTCACCTGTTACAGGATGATTAAACCCTAGCAATTTTGCATGAAGGGCCTGACCTTTTATTACATATCCATAATCTTTGTCCTTTCCCCCATAAACTTCATCTCCTATTACCGGATGGCCGATATAAGACATGTGGACACGAATTTGATGAGTTCTGCCCGTTTCAAGCGTTAACTCTACATATGTAGCCCTGTTAAACCTTTCAAGCACTCTGAAATATGTTATTGCTTCTCTACCGTTCTTAGTATTAACAGACATTTTCTTTCTATTAACAGGATGTCGTCCTATGGGCAGGTTAATTCTTCCAGTGTTTTCTTTTATTATTCCTTTAACCAGTGCAACATATACTCTTTTTATACTGTGTGTTTTAAGGCTTCGGGAAAGCTCTCTATGAGCCTCATTATTTTTTGCAATAACAAGGATACCCGAGGTATCTTTATCCAGCCTATGAACAATGCCGGGCCTTATAATGCCGTTTATATCCGAAAGGTTTTCTCCACAGTAACTCATAAGGGCATTAACCAAAGTGCCAGAATAATTTCCTGCAGCAGGGTGCACAACCATTCCCTTAGGTTTGTTTACTATTAATATGGAGTCATCTTCATACATTATATCCAATTCAATGTCTTCAGGTACAATATCAAGTTTTTGCGCTTCAGGGATGGTTACACATACCTCATTCCCAATCTTAAGCTTATAATTTGTCTTGACAGGGCTGCCATTAACAAGGACCAGGTTGTTATTGATAAGCTTTTGTATATAAGTTCTGGAAAGCCATGTCAGTTTGCCGGCAAGCCAAGTATCTATTCTTTTATTATCTACATCCGACAATAGATTTATTTGTTCCTTCATTAAACCTCCATGGCGTCACGCTTGTTTTTGGTAAAAAAATAAAATAAATATGGCCAGGGTAATTGTACCTATTACTATAAACGAGTCAGCAACATTAAATGTTGGAAAATTATATGTGCCGAAATAAAAATCTAAAAAATCCGCAACACTGCCCTTTGAAACCCTGTCAATCAAATTTCCTATTGCTCCTCCAAGGACAAACGACAATGACAGTTTCAGCATCTTGTTCTCTGTCTTAAAGAGAATATATCCCATTACAACAGAAAAAATAATCGTTAAAGGTATAAAAATATACACCCTATTTTGCAGTATTCCCCAAGCAGCACCCTTATTTTCATGGTAAGTAATATAAAAAAACTTATCAATAACCGGTATTAAACTATTATATTCTACATTCTTTACAATTATATATTTACTTGCCTGATCAAATACAATAATTAGTGCAATTGTAATAATCCAAATTAAGTTTCCCATTACTAATCCCCTTATTCAGTAATATACCATTTGACTATATTATTATACTCATCCCATGTATAAGGGTCAAGGTCACCCCTGATATTCTTATTATAAAAGATTGCATCATAGTAAAAGTACAATCCAATGTATGGAACTTCATCATCAATAATATTCTTCATTTCTGAAAACAATATTTTCCTAACCTCATAATCATTTTCCTCAAATATGCGATGGATGTAATCATTTACCTGTTCATTATTAAAACCCGCAATATTATATACCGTCGTATTGCCGGTATATAAAGAATAGGGCATGTACCAGGTTGAATACAGGTATGATATATCCGGGAAAGAAGGAACTGTACATCCCAATAGGGCTATATCATATCTTTTCCCATTAACAAGCTTTAAAACGTCTTCCCACTTTGCTTTACGGACACTAGCGTTAATCCCTATTTCCGTTAAACAATCACTGATTTTTTCTGCAACTTTTACTCTAGTTTCATTTTCTTCATTTACTAATATTTCTAATTTAACAGGCCTCCCCTGATTTAAAATTTCAAGTTCAACATTTTCTGCTTCAAATGCATTATCTGAGTTATAAATCCACGACCCTGGAATTACCGGTATACCGGAAGGTACAGCCTGCCCCAGCATAACCGTTTCTATTATTTCCTTCCTATCTATAGATGAAGCTATTGCCTGTCTTACTGCCTTATCCTTTAAAAATGAATTTGAAAGGTTTAAAACCAAAAAATCAAATTTATTACTAATAAATTTTTTTGCAAACACATCAGGTTTATTAAAATATCTATTGAATTGTTCGTTTTCAACATTAATGACATCAACTGTTCTCATCTGAAAAGCATTGAAAAGATCTTTTGAATACTCATATAACTGAATACTTATTTCAGGAATATAAGGTATATCTTCAGCATTATTAACTTTTTTATACCACCATGTCCTGCTTGCTTTAAGTGTAATATTTTTTCTCTCTTCATATGAGTTTATACTGTAAGGCCCCGTACCTGGCGGAAATTTGGTTTTATAAGCATCTTCCATGTTTCCTTTAGTAAAAAAACGTTTTGGTATTATTGGGAAAGTCATTAACTCAGGTGTAAATGAATTTGGTTTTTTCAATATAATCTTAATTGTATTATTATCAACAGCTGCAAAAGAATTGACATTTGACAGGTTGAATTTATAGATTGAATCATTTTCAAGACTCATTATGGTTTTTATTGTAAATTCCACATCTTCAGCCGTTAACGGGAAACCGTCCTGCCAAGTAACACCTTCTCTTATATGAAATGTCCAGGTATACCCGTCTTCTGATACATACCAACCATCAGAAAGCCAGGTTGACGGGCGCTGATCCTTTTCAAGCTTTACCATGCTTTCATATACAAGACCTATATATTTTTGAATATAAATATTTTTAGTAGTAATTGGGTCAAGGGTATCCGGATATGTGCTGAATAATTTAAGGGTCCCGCCTTTAACAGGACCTTTGTCCACTATATTGACGGAATTTTGTTTATTGAGCAATGTAATATTTTGTTTATTGTCTCCATTGCCGAGTTCATTGATATCACAGGCAGACACACTCAACAGTAAAACCGTTATAATAAAAAACAATGCATGAATAGTGCCCAAATTATTAAATGTTTTTTGAGTTCTCAAGCTGTTAAAATTTTCACTCCTTATACAACCTATTTCTACAGCTATTTTCTGGGTTCAACTATTAGCTTAATGGCAGTTCTTTCTTCCCCATCAATTACTATGTCTGTAAATGCAGGTATACATATAAGCTCCATTCCAGAAGGTGCTACGAAGCCGCGAGCTATTGCAATAGCTTTTATAGCCTGGTTAATTGCACCGGCACCTATCGCTTGCATTTCAGCTGTACCTTTCTCTCTAATAACACCTGCTAATGCCCCTGCAACAGAATTTGGATTGGATTTTGCTGAGACCTTTAAAACATCCATAAAAGTTTACCTCCCGAGCAAAAATAATAGTTTTTAATTAATGTTTATTACATTATTAATGTTTATTACATTACTAAATATACATATTCTACAAATATTTCAAAAATCCTTTTTTTTTAACTAAGATTTTATTATAAATTTTATACATTTAATATTTGCGTTATTCTACTTATTTTAGTTGTCCATCCATTTTTATCATCAATATCCAGAGCAACAGCATTAAACTGCACACTCCCTTTTGCTATTTCAAATTTCATAGGTATAGAGGTTAAAAACTTTTTTATAATAATATCTTTATCCACTCCAAGTATTCCATCATAAGGCCCTGTCATTCCCACATCAGTTATATATCCAGTCCCTAAAGGAAGAATCCTTTCATCTGCTGTCTGGACATGGGTATGCGTACCCAACACACAACTTACCCTGCCATCCAAATACCAGGCCATAGCGTATTTTTCCGAGGTAGCTTCGGCATGCATATCTACAACAATTAATTTTGTGAAGTTTTTCAGGTATTGAATTTCTCTTTCTGCTGCTTTAAAAGGACAATCAGTATTTTCCAGAAAAACTCTGCCCATTAAATTTAGGACACCTACTACGCCCTTTTCAGTACGAACAATAGTGGAACCCTTTCCGGGCAATTCCTGGGGATAATTGGCGGGTCTAACAATTCTTGTATCTGTATCAATAAAATTAAAAATATCTTTTTTGGACCAAGCATGGTTTCCTAAAGTAATCACATCAATACCTGTGTTAAATAATTCCTGTGCCACAGCATATGTTATGCCAATCCCCCCTGCAGCATTTTCACAGTTTGCTATGCAGGAATCTATCGACATACTTTTCTTCATTTCAGGTATAATTGCCTTCACTGCTTTTCTTCCAGGATTTCCAACTATATCACCAACAAACAATATTTTCAATATATAATCCTCCATTTCTTTGTTTCCTCAAAAAAGTCAAAAAAGCGTGTTTCCACGCTTTTTATTAAAATCCCTACTTTGCATATTCAATAGCTCGAGTTTCTCTAATAAGGTTTACTTTAATCTGACCTGGATATTCAAGTTCAGATTCAATCCTTTTGACTATTTCACGTGCCTTCAGTACAACCTCTTCATCTGAAACATCTTCAGGTTTAACAATAATCCTGATTTCTCTTCCTGCCTGGATAGCATAAGACTTTTCAACTCCATCAAAAGAGTTGGCTATCTCTTCCAATTTCTCAATTCTCTTGATGTATGACTCTAACGTTTCTCTCCTTGCTCCCGGCCTTGCCGCCGACATTGAATCAGCTGCCTGGACAATTACAGAAATAATAGATGTTGCTTCTATATCTCCATGATGTGCCAGGATTGCATTTATAACATCATTTCCTTCTTTATATTTCTTTGCCAAATCGGCTCCGATATTTACATGTGAGCCTTCAACTTCATGGTCGATTGCTTTTCCTATATCGTGCAGCAAACCTGCCCTTTTTGCAAGCGTTACATCAACACCAAGTTCTGCTGCAATCATCCCGGAAATTTTGGAAACTTCAATGGAATGATGTAAAACATTCTGACCATAGCTTGTTCTGAACTTAAGCTTTCCAAGAAGTCTGATTAATTCAGGGTGCAATCCATGTACTCCTGTTTCGAATGTAGCATTATCCCCTTCCTGCCTTATAATATTTTCTACTTCTTTTTTAGCCTTTTCCACCATTTCCTCAATTCTTGCAGGATGGATCCTTCCGTCAAGAATCAGTTTTTCAAGGGCTATCCGCGCTATTTCTCTACGAATCGGGTCAAATCCCGAAAGGATTACAGCTTCTGGTGTGTCATCGATTATCAAATCAATACCTGTTAATGTTTCCAGAGTCCTGATATTTCTTCCTTCCCGGCCTATTATTCTTCCTTTCATTTCATCATTGGGAAGTGGTACCACTGATACAGTAATTTCCGATACATAGTCAGCAGCACACTTTTGTACTGCACAAGCAATTATTTCTTTTGCTTTTCTGTCGGCTTCCTCCTTTGCTTTAGCCTCAAGGTCTTTAACAAGCATTGCCATTTCATGTTTAACTTCACTTTCAACACTTTTTAAAAGAAACTCTTTGGCTTCATCAGTTGTGAGCCCTGATATCCTTTCAAGCTCTTTTAATTGTTTTTCTTGAAGCTCTGTAACATTCACCTGCTGCTCTTGAACTTCTTTAATTTTCTTATTAAGAAGCTCTTCTCTCTGTTCCAGTAATTCAAGTTTTTTATCAAGAGTTTCCTCTTTTTGCATAAGTCTTCTTTCAAAACGTTGAATTTCATTTCTTCTTTCCTTTATTTCCCTATCAAGCTCAATTCTGCTTTTATGAATTTCCTCTTTAGCCTCAAGAAGAACCTCCCTTTTCTTACTTTCAGCTGCTTTTAGGGCTTCACTTAATATCCGTTTTGATTCCTGCTCGGCACTACCTATTTCAGCCTCAGCAACCCTTTTTCTATAATTAATCCCAAACCGGAACATTATAAATGAAGCAATAACTGCAATTAATATGCCTACTGCTAATCCTGTAAAAAACTCAATAATAACTCACACCTCCTCAATATTCAGTTTTCAATGGACATTTTTATATTACCTAAACTATTGGTTAAATTATTGGTGTTCTTAGCACAAATTAATTGTAATCTTTTTTAAACTAAGTGTCAAGAATTAAATACTGTTGTCATTTAAAGCCTTCCGACATTTTCATTTCCAGCCATTGCTGTCTTGTTATAAGTACTTGCCTAGGTTTACTCCCTTCAAATCCTCCTACTATACCCCTGGCCTCCATTTGGTCAATCATCCTTGCCGCCCTTGCATATCCTACTTTAAACCTTCTCTGCAGCAGAGAAACCGATGCCTGTCCTGCCTCGATAACCATTTCAATAGCTTGTGGAAGAAGCTCATCACATTCTTCTTCTATATTATCATCATTCGAAATATTGTTGTCAATCTCATCTATTATGCTATTATCGTATTCTGTATTGCACTGTGACTTGATAAACTCTACAACCTTTTCAACTTCTTTATCACTCACAAAAGTTCCTTGTACCCTTATAGGCTTTTGCTGCCCTGCAGGATAAAAAAGCATATCTCCCTTACCTAATAATTTTTCAGCTCCTCCCATGTCCAGTATAGTTCTGGAATCTACCTGAGACGATACTGCAAATGATATTCTTGAAGGGATATTTGCTTTTATAAGACCTGTAATTACATCAACCGATGGCCGTTGAGTGGCTACTACAAGATGCATTCCTGCTGCTCTTGCCATCTGTGCCAAACGGCAGATAGCATCTTCTACATCACCCGGAGCCACCATCATTAGGTCAGACAACTCGTCAATAATAATCACAACCAAAGGCAAAAAATCCTGCTCTCCTAACTGGGCAACCTCTTCATTATATCCTCTTATATCCCTTACTCCTTTTTCAGCAAACAATTTATACCTGTTTACCATTTCCTGTACAGCCCAATTTAAGGCACCTGCAGCCTTTTTAGGGTCGGTTACTACAGGTATGAGCAAATGGGGAATACCATTATATACACTAAGCTCAACTACCTTTGGGTCAATTAAAAGCAATTTTACCTCATCAGGAGATGATTTATAAAGAATGCTCATAATTAAGCTATTGATACACACACTTTTCCCTGATCCTGTAGCGCCTGCAACTAGTAAATGCGGCATTTTTGCAATGTCGGCTACTATACATTCTCCGGATATATCCTTTCCTACCGCAAAAGCTACTTTTGAAGAGTGTTGGTTAAACTCTTTTGATTCAATAACTTCCCTTAAAAAGACCGGGGTGATTTCCTTATTGGGCACTTCAATTCCCACTGCTGCTTTCCCAGGGATAGGAGCTTCTATTCGTACTCCTGAAGAAGCAAGGTTTAATGAAATATCATCTGCCAGACTCACAATTTTACTAACCTTTACCCCTGTATTAGGCTGAATTTCAAATCTGGTAACTGTAGGCCC encodes the following:
- a CDS encoding RluA family pseudouridine synthase, which produces MKEQINLLSDVDNKRIDTWLAGKLTWLSRTYIQKLINNNLVLVNGSPVKTNYKLKIGNEVCVTIPEAQKLDIVPEDIELDIMYEDDSILIVNKPKGMVVHPAAGNYSGTLVNALMSYCGENLSDINGIIRPGIVHRLDKDTSGILVIAKNNEAHRELSRSLKTHSIKRVYVALVKGIIKENTGRINLPIGRHPVNRKKMSVNTKNGREAITYFRVLERFNRATYVELTLETGRTHQIRVHMSYIGHPVIGDEVYGGKDKDYGYVIKGQALHAKLLGFNHPVTGEYMEFEAELPQDFKELLDKLRVEKCQKL
- a CDS encoding dihydroorotase: MKLLIKNGHVVDARTGRNGVFDIVIEDGIIREIGKDIEITSSDLIDATGKYVIPGLVDAHCHLRDPGYEYKEDIESGTASAAMGGFTSVACMPNTNPPIDNQTVIKYIINKSKQEGYVNVYPIGTITKGQRGEELAEIGELKFAGAVAISDDGKPVMNSSLMKKALQYASMFDITVISHCEDLDLADEGVMNEGYQSTIMGLKGVPSAAESVMVARDLLLAEYTNTSIHIAHVSTEASVDLIRNAKKRGVKVTAETCPHYFSLTEDACGDFNTMAKVNPPLRTKKDVEAVIEGLRDGTIDIIATDHAPHHIDEKNIEFNLAASGMVGFETALPLVITYLVDPGILTIEDVVRKMCFNPSKILGLNKGVLGEGRTADITIIDINEEQIIDVNKFKSKSKNSPFDGFRLKGVVYHTIVNGKAVVREKVLL
- a CDS encoding peptide ABC transporter substrate-binding protein, producing the protein MSVSACDINELGNGDNKQNITLLNKQNSVNIVDKGPVKGGTLKLFSTYPDTLDPITTKNIYIQKYIGLVYESMVKLEKDQRPSTWLSDGWYVSEDGYTWTFHIREGVTWQDGFPLTAEDVEFTIKTIMSLENDSIYKFNLSNVNSFAAVDNNTIKIILKKPNSFTPELMTFPIIPKRFFTKGNMEDAYKTKFPPGTGPYSINSYEERKNITLKASRTWWYKKVNNAEDIPYIPEISIQLYEYSKDLFNAFQMRTVDVINVENEQFNRYFNKPDVFAKKFISNKFDFLVLNLSNSFLKDKAVRQAIASSIDRKEIIETVMLGQAVPSGIPVIPGSWIYNSDNAFEAENVELEILNQGRPVKLEILVNEENETRVKVAEKISDCLTEIGINASVRKAKWEDVLKLVNGKRYDIALLGCTVPSFPDISYLYSTWYMPYSLYTGNTTVYNIAGFNNEQVNDYIHRIFEENDYEVRKILFSEMKNIIDDEVPYIGLYFYYDAIFYNKNIRGDLDPYTWDEYNNIVKWYITE
- a CDS encoding aspartate carbamoyltransferase catalytic subunit — encoded protein: MNLKRKDLLGLKDISAEEIEYILDTAKTMKMILMSNNKKTPHLQGKSIVTLFYENSTRTRLSFELASKYMGASSANISSTASSVAKGESLIDTGRTIDRMGTDVIIIRHPMSGAPALLAKNVKSSVINAGDGINEHPTQALLDMFTIKEVKGSLKGLKVAIIGDIYHSRVARSNIWGMTKLGANVCVAGPATLLPPLMEKLGVKVYNTVQEALIDADVVMGLRIQLERQKKGLFPTIREYSRFFGLDEKRLMLAKKDAFVLHPGPVNRGVELTTSIIDGEQSLINEQVTNGVAVRMALLYLLTRRGGMSEAAN
- a CDS encoding TIGR00282 family metallophosphoesterase codes for the protein MKILFVGDIVGNPGRKAVKAIIPEMKKSMSIDSCIANCENAAGGIGITYAVAQELFNTGIDVITLGNHAWSKKDIFNFIDTDTRIVRPANYPQELPGKGSTIVRTEKGVVGVLNLMGRVFLENTDCPFKAAEREIQYLKNFTKLIVVDMHAEATSEKYAMAWYLDGRVSCVLGTHTHVQTADERILPLGTGYITDVGMTGPYDGILGVDKDIIIKKFLTSIPMKFEIAKGSVQFNAVALDIDDKNGWTTKISRITQILNV
- the lspA gene encoding signal peptidase II, with the translated sequence MGNLIWIITIALIIVFDQASKYIIVKNVEYNSLIPVIDKFFYITYHENKGAAWGILQNRVYIFIPLTIIFSVVMGYILFKTENKMLKLSLSFVLGGAIGNLIDRVSKGSVADFLDFYFGTYNFPTFNVADSFIVIGTITLAIFILFFYQKQA
- a CDS encoding dihydroorotate dehydrogenase electron transfer subunit, whose amino-acid sequence is MSLMLQEEIVCNRELVTGIYQLTFRSAYVSQNAKPGQFVNIKCCEGFNAILRRPVSICSVDRENKNVTIVFQKRGTGTSYLAKKRAGDVLDLIGPLGSHFDLSENYKNIAVVGGGIGIFPLLFLLEQKQCVHKTAYIGFRSKNYVVLEEAFKHNSHELIISTDDGSLGQKGFITDLLEKRILEEGIKGEKYDIIYTCGPGPMMKKVVELASKAGIKCQVSLEQRMGCGIGACLACACKIKLRDDWQYKRVCKDGPIFWGEEVDFDD
- the rny gene encoding ribonuclease Y; the encoded protein is MFRFGINYRKRVAEAEIGSAEQESKRILSEALKAAESKKREVLLEAKEEIHKSRIELDREIKERRNEIQRFERRLMQKEETLDKKLELLEQREELLNKKIKEVQEQQVNVTELQEKQLKELERISGLTTDEAKEFLLKSVESEVKHEMAMLVKDLEAKAKEEADRKAKEIIACAVQKCAADYVSEITVSVVPLPNDEMKGRIIGREGRNIRTLETLTGIDLIIDDTPEAVILSGFDPIRREIARIALEKLILDGRIHPARIEEMVEKAKKEVENIIRQEGDNATFETGVHGLHPELIRLLGKLKFRTSYGQNVLHHSIEVSKISGMIAAELGVDVTLAKRAGLLHDIGKAIDHEVEGSHVNIGADLAKKYKEGNDVINAILAHHGDIEATSIISVIVQAADSMSAARPGARRETLESYIKRIEKLEEIANSFDGVEKSYAIQAGREIRIIVKPEDVSDEEVVLKAREIVKRIESELEYPGQIKVNLIRETRAIEYAK
- the pyrR gene encoding bifunctional pyr operon transcriptional regulator/uracil phosphoribosyltransferase PyrR, whose product is MLEKAQIMDEIEIKRAISRIAHEIIERNKGTDNVVLIGIQRRGVPLAKRIARKIAEVESKSVPVGILDITFYRDDLSMLAEHPVINATEINFTVTDKIVILVDDVLYTGRTVRAAIEAIMDLGRPKMIQLAALIDRGHRELPIRADYVGKNVPTSRNELVNVKLAEIDGVNKVTITQPGKG
- the pyrF gene encoding orotidine-5'-phosphate decarboxylase, coding for MFIDRLITQIKEKNNPTVVGLDPRIEFVPSFIKQKAFNNYGKNLKGVSEAIFEFNKRIIDAVDELVPALKLQSAYYELYGIYGIEVLDRTIQYGRSKGLVIICDGKRNDIGSTAEAYSSAFLGRVRIDEDVCETVFDADALTVNPFLGYDGIKPFIDDCKSYNKGIFILVKTSNKSSGQLQDLLTHQGKSVYEILAEYVNDWGKSLIGKYGYSSVGAVVGATYPNQAKILRSIMKHAYILVPGYGVQGGTAKDVVHSFNCDGLGAIINASRSIMYAYASETWKNKYSEEKFDEAARAEVIRMRDDINRELGVGKTCP
- a CDS encoding stage V sporulation protein S; this encodes MDVLKVSAKSNPNSVAGALAGVIREKGTAEMQAIGAGAINQAIKAIAIARGFVAPSGMELICIPAFTDIVIDGEERTAIKLIVEPRK